The Methanosarcina acetivorans C2A genome includes the window AATACGAAGCCATTGATTCTTAAATTCGAATCATTTTTTCTGGCACGCAGGGGATACAGGGCTGGGGATATAGAGTTCAAAAACGAATCCTGCTCAAACTCCTATCAGGGCTTTCGTTCAAACATATAAAAAGAAATAATAATCAAGGTTGGAATATGAGAGCCTCAAAAATCTTTATTCAGTTTGCCCTTCTAATTTCTCTGGTTCTTCTGCTCCTGAGCGCTTCAGTTTACTCTCAGCAGGAAGATCAGGTCAGGGAACAGGACAGGGACAAAAATTACACGCAAGTTCAGCTACAATCAGAGCTTTCGACTCAGAAGGATACTGTTGCTTTAAAGGTCCGTGAAGCTGCAAGCCTTGTGGAAGAAAAAGGAGAAGGATCTTTTCCCGAATTCAGGGTAAATGGCAGCAAATGGCTTTATGATGATTTTTACATCTATGTCTGGAGACTTAATGGAACAAGGGCTATCAGAGTTGTCTATCCTCCGGACATTCAAGGGGAAGGACAGGACGTAAGTGGGATTACGGATGTCAACGGCAAGCCCATAGGAAAGCTTTTCATCGAGACCGCCCTGAGCGAAAGTGGAGAAGGCTGGGTATCCTACGAATGGCCAAAACTCGGGGAAGCAAAACCTTCAACTAAATACGGTTTCATAAAAAGA containing:
- a CDS encoding cupin domain-containing protein encodes the protein MRASKIFIQFALLISLVLLLLSASVYSQQEDQVREQDRDKNYTQVQLQSELSTQKDTVALKVREAASLVEEKGEGSFPEFRVNGSKWLYDDFYIYVWRLNGTRAIRVVYPPDIQGEGQDVSGITDVNGKPIGKLFIETALSESGEGWVSYEWPKLGEAKPSTKYGFIKRATFGGETYLVGSGFYIEDYLFTRDTENCEFINATGVSLCELMHPERMKNNPGINYSIAYAVVGPGEKNLPHRLSNPETYYTLEGNGTLYIDDVPVTLQKGKLVLVPANEVRYVENTENSSLLLLVIDQPAWKAENEEIIG